In Streptomyces sp. P3, one DNA window encodes the following:
- a CDS encoding GatB/YqeY domain-containing protein gives MTTLKSKLQEDLNAAIKERDELRSSTLRLTLTAITKEEVAGKEKRELSDDEILKVIAKEAKKRREAADAFAQGGRPESAERETAEGELLAGYLPKQLSDDELNDIVGQAVEEAKAAGAEGPRAMGAVMKIVNPKVAGLAEGGRVAAVVKKLLAG, from the coding sequence ATGACCACGCTCAAGTCGAAGCTGCAGGAAGACCTCAACGCCGCGATCAAGGAGCGCGACGAGCTCCGCTCCTCGACGCTCCGGCTGACGCTCACCGCGATCACCAAGGAGGAAGTCGCCGGTAAGGAGAAGCGCGAGCTCTCCGACGACGAGATCCTCAAGGTGATCGCCAAGGAGGCGAAGAAGCGCCGGGAGGCGGCCGATGCCTTCGCACAGGGCGGTCGCCCCGAGAGTGCCGAGCGGGAGACGGCGGAGGGCGAGCTGCTCGCCGGTTACCTGCCCAAGCAGCTCAGCGACGACGAGCTGAACGACATCGTCGGGCAGGCCGTCGAGGAGGCGAAGGCGGCCGGCGCCGAGGGGCCGCGGGCCATGGGCGCCGTCATGAAGATCGTGAACCCGAAGGTGGCCGGTCTGGCTGAGGGCGGCCGCGTCGCCGCCGTCGTCAAGAAGCTTCTCGCGGGCTGA
- a CDS encoding ArsA family ATPase, whose amino-acid sequence MSTDRTHDQGAAVRRLTPAPVLDLDPLLDDPATRIVVCCGSGGVGKTTTAAALGLRAAERGRKVVVLTIDPARRLAQSMGIDSLDNTPRRVKGVEGDGELHAMMLDMKRTFDEIVEAHADGDRAAAILGNPFYQSLSAGFAGTQEYMAMEKLGQLRARDEWDLIVVDTPPSRSALDFLDAPKRLGSFLDGKLIRVLLAPAKVGGRAGMKFLNVGMSMMTGALGKLLGGQLLKDVQTFVAAMDSMFGGFRTRADATYKLLQAPGTAFLVVAAPERDALREAAYFVERLAAENMPLAGLVLNRVHGSGAAQLSAERALGAAENLEEPGIVDQDDGKAGVRNSPDSYGSSAPSAPDPERDAPTDAARTTDSDAHTDHPGATGTDRTATADAHTGADADRTVDNLTAGLLRLHAERMHLLSREQRTRDRFTALHPEVAVAEVAALPGDVHDLTGLRDIGQRLAADRPELPETAGS is encoded by the coding sequence ATGAGCACGGACCGGACGCACGACCAGGGGGCCGCCGTTCGCCGTCTCACCCCCGCGCCCGTGCTCGATCTCGATCCGCTGCTCGACGACCCGGCGACGCGCATCGTGGTCTGCTGCGGCTCGGGCGGCGTCGGCAAGACGACGACCGCGGCCGCTCTGGGGCTCAGGGCGGCCGAGCGCGGCCGCAAGGTGGTCGTCCTCACCATCGACCCGGCGCGCCGGCTCGCCCAGTCCATGGGCATCGACTCCCTCGACAACACCCCCCGCCGCGTCAAGGGCGTGGAGGGGGACGGCGAGTTGCACGCGATGATGCTCGACATGAAGCGCACCTTCGACGAGATCGTCGAGGCGCACGCGGACGGCGACCGGGCCGCCGCGATCCTGGGCAACCCGTTCTACCAGTCGCTCTCGGCGGGCTTCGCGGGCACGCAGGAGTACATGGCGATGGAGAAGCTGGGCCAGCTACGGGCTCGGGACGAGTGGGATCTGATCGTCGTCGACACCCCGCCGTCCCGCTCGGCGCTGGACTTCCTGGACGCGCCGAAACGCCTCGGCTCGTTCCTGGACGGCAAGCTGATCCGCGTCCTGCTCGCACCGGCGAAGGTCGGCGGCCGCGCGGGGATGAAGTTCCTGAACGTCGGGATGTCGATGATGACCGGCGCGCTGGGCAAGCTGCTCGGCGGGCAGTTGCTGAAGGACGTGCAGACGTTCGTCGCCGCCATGGACTCGATGTTCGGCGGCTTCCGCACGCGCGCGGACGCCACGTACAAGCTGCTCCAGGCGCCCGGCACGGCGTTCCTGGTGGTGGCGGCTCCCGAGCGGGACGCGCTGCGGGAGGCCGCGTACTTCGTGGAGCGGCTGGCCGCCGAGAACATGCCGCTGGCCGGTCTGGTGCTCAACCGGGTCCACGGCAGCGGTGCCGCCCAGCTGTCCGCCGAGCGGGCGCTAGGCGCTGCGGAAAATCTTGAAGAGCCCGGCATTGTGGATCAGGACGACGGGAAAGCTGGAGTTCGTAACTCTCCCGACTCCTACGGCAGTTCAGCACCCTCCGCACCCGATCCGGAGCGCGACGCCCCCACCGACGCGGCCCGGACCACGGACTCGGACGCCCACACGGACCACCCGGGAGCCACCGGGACGGACCGGACGGCGACCGCTGACGCGCACACCGGCGCGGACGCGGACCGGACCGTGGACAACCTCACCGCGGGCCTGCTCAGACTGCATGCGGAACGCATGCACCTGCTCTCCCGCGAACAACGCACGCGAGACCGCTTCACCGCGCTCCACCCCGAGGTGGCGGTGGCCGAAGTGGCCGCGCTGCCTGGCGACGTGCACGACCTCACGGGGCTGCGCGACATCGGACAGCGCCTCGCGGCCGACCGGCCGGAGCTGCCCGAGACCGCCGGATCCTGA
- a CDS encoding DUF4177 domain-containing protein, with protein sequence MTKWEYATVPLLVHATKQILDTWGEDGWELVQVVPGPNNPEQLVAYLKRAKA encoded by the coding sequence ATGACCAAGTGGGAATACGCAACTGTGCCGCTGCTCGTCCACGCCACGAAGCAGATTCTGGACACCTGGGGCGAGGACGGCTGGGAACTCGTCCAGGTCGTCCCCGGCCCGAACAACCCGGAGCAGCTCGTCGCCTACCTGAAGCGGGCGAAGGCGTGA
- a CDS encoding MBL fold metallo-hydrolase: MTEAAALPGQPRGGALSGPATARAVNVLAPNASAMTLDGTNTWIVSEPDSDLAVVIDPGPLDDGHLRAVVDTAERAGKRVALTLLTHGHPDHAEGAARFAGLTGTKVRALDPALRLGEEGLGAGDVIAVGGLELRVVPTPGHTADSLCFHLPADGAVLTGDTILGRGTTVVAHPDGRLGDYLDSLRRLRSLTVDDGVHTVLPGHGPVLEDAQGAVEFYLAHRAHRLAQVETAVENGRSSPTEVVAHVYADVDRSLWPAAELSVRAQLEYLTEHGLI; the protein is encoded by the coding sequence ATGACCGAAGCAGCCGCCCTCCCCGGCCAGCCCCGCGGCGGAGCCCTCTCGGGCCCGGCGACCGCGCGCGCGGTCAACGTCCTCGCCCCGAACGCGTCCGCCATGACCCTGGACGGAACCAACACCTGGATCGTCTCCGAACCCGACTCCGATCTGGCGGTCGTGATCGACCCGGGCCCGCTGGACGACGGCCATCTGCGCGCGGTCGTGGACACCGCCGAGCGGGCCGGCAAGCGCGTCGCGCTCACCCTGTTGACGCACGGCCACCCCGACCACGCCGAGGGTGCCGCCCGCTTCGCCGGACTGACCGGCACCAAGGTGCGGGCCCTGGACCCGGCGCTGCGGCTGGGCGAGGAGGGCCTGGGCGCCGGGGACGTGATCGCCGTGGGCGGCCTGGAGCTGCGGGTCGTTCCGACGCCCGGCCACACCGCCGACTCCCTGTGCTTCCATCTCCCGGCCGACGGGGCCGTCCTGACCGGCGACACCATCCTGGGCAGGGGCACGACCGTCGTGGCGCACCCCGACGGCCGCCTGGGCGACTATCTGGACTCCCTGCGGCGGTTGCGGTCCCTCACGGTCGACGACGGCGTCCACACGGTCCTGCCCGGCCACGGCCCGGTCCTGGAGGACGCCCAGGGCGCCGTCGAGTTCTACCTCGCCCACCGCGCCCACCGCCTCGCCCAGGTCGAGACCGCGGTCGAGAACGGCCGCAGCAGCCCCACCGAGGTCGTCGCCCACGTGTACGCCGACGTCGACCGCTCCCTGTGGCCGGCGGCGGAGCTGTCGGTACGGGCCCAGCTGGAATACCTGACGGAGCACGGACTCATCTGA
- a CDS encoding WhiB family transcriptional regulator has translation MGWVTDWSAQAACRTTDPDELFVQGAAQNRAKAVCTGCPVRTECLADALDNRVEFGVWGGMTERERRALLRRRPTVTSWRRLLETARSEYERGAGILPLDDDRMYETFAAVG, from the coding sequence ATGGGCTGGGTAACCGACTGGAGTGCGCAGGCCGCCTGCCGCACTACCGATCCGGATGAACTGTTTGTTCAGGGAGCAGCGCAGAACAGGGCCAAGGCGGTGTGCACCGGATGCCCGGTACGCACCGAATGCCTGGCTGACGCGCTCGACAACCGCGTCGAGTTCGGCGTGTGGGGAGGCATGACGGAGCGCGAGCGCCGGGCACTGCTGCGCAGGCGGCCGACGGTGACCTCCTGGCGCAGGCTCCTGGAGACCGCGCGTTCGGAGTACGAGCGTGGGGCGGGCATCCTGCCGCTCGACGACGACCGGATGTACGAGACCTTCGCGGCGGTGGGCTGA
- a CDS encoding NUDIX hydrolase, producing the protein MANGQWFPQDWPDRIRALADGDLTPVVPKRAATVMLLKDTDAGPVVHMLRRRASMAFAGGAYAYPGGGVDPRDDDRLVRWAGPTRAWWAERLGVDETAAQAIVCAAVRETYEEAGVLLAGPTPDSVVGDITGADWETDRAAVAARELSFAEFLDRRGLVLRSDLLGAWTRWITPEFEPRRYDTWFFVAALPEGQRTRNASTEADRTVWIRPADAAASYDKGELLMMPPTIATLRRLTPFATAAQALAAAPDLDLTPVLAQARLVDGEVVLSWPGHDEFTKRIGAGGAGKGPA; encoded by the coding sequence ATGGCGAATGGGCAGTGGTTTCCCCAGGACTGGCCGGATCGCATCCGCGCGCTGGCGGACGGCGACCTCACTCCGGTCGTCCCGAAGCGCGCGGCCACCGTCATGCTCCTGAAGGACACCGACGCCGGTCCGGTTGTGCACATGCTGCGCCGACGCGCCTCCATGGCCTTCGCCGGAGGCGCGTACGCCTATCCAGGTGGCGGAGTCGACCCTCGCGACGACGACCGCCTCGTGCGCTGGGCGGGCCCCACGCGCGCGTGGTGGGCCGAACGCCTGGGAGTCGACGAGACGGCCGCACAGGCGATCGTGTGCGCGGCCGTGCGCGAGACCTACGAGGAGGCCGGCGTCCTGCTCGCGGGGCCGACGCCCGACTCGGTCGTCGGTGACATCACGGGCGCCGACTGGGAGACGGACCGGGCCGCGGTGGCCGCCCGTGAGCTGTCCTTCGCGGAGTTCCTCGACCGCCGCGGCCTCGTCCTGCGGTCGGACCTGCTGGGCGCCTGGACGCGCTGGATCACCCCGGAGTTCGAGCCCCGCCGCTACGACACCTGGTTCTTCGTCGCCGCCCTGCCGGAAGGGCAGCGCACCCGCAACGCGTCCACGGAGGCCGACCGCACGGTGTGGATCCGCCCGGCGGACGCCGCGGCCTCCTACGACAAGGGCGAGCTGCTGATGATGCCGCCCACCATCGCGACCCTGCGCCGGCTCACCCCGTTCGCCACGGCGGCACAAGCGCTCGCCGCGGCCCCGGACCTCGACCTCACGCCCGTCCTGGCGCAGGCCCGGCTGGTGGACGGCGAGGTCGTGCTCTCCTGGCCCGGGCACGACGAGTTCACCAAGCGGATCGGCGCCGGGGGCGCGGGAAAGGGGCCCGCATGA
- a CDS encoding transglycosylase domain-containing protein has translation MPNKRSGGGLSPTQQAAKFLGVSVLAGAVLAGIALPAFGALGLAAKGSVESFDELPANLKTPPLSQRTTILDSEGGQIATVYSRDRTVVDLKNVSPYMQKAIVAIEDSRFYEHGAVDLKGVLRALNKNVQNSGVSQGASTLTQQLVKNVAVEEAGDDPTKVAQATQQTIGRKIKELKYAIQLEEELSKKKILENYLNITFFGEQAYGVEAASQRYFSTHAKSLTLPQAALLAGIVQSPSRYDPVNDEAEATKRRNTVLKRMAEVGDISEAEAATAQRAPLGLKVKKPKNGCITAVQGASFFCKYVERVFLSDPVFGKTKEERAKVWNQGGLTIRTTLEPQAQKSVQSSLKDHVYKSDKVAGAATLVEPGTGKILGMGQSKPYGYGKNETEYNYSVNASMGGSNFGFPTGSTFKPFVAAAALEEGRPANQSYSAPYQMPYPDTVQTCSSKPWTNDGRPKYTLENESASEKGPYQLQKAMELSVNTYFVQMLADIGMCPVVKMTDKLGVVQGNGTKVPEVPSSMTLGSTGLSPLTMATAYAAFASRGMYCTPVAIESITQTVGGTKKSLEVPKSTCSRAMSEKTADTINTLLSGVVDSGTGKQAGLSGRDNAGKTGTTDSRKNAWFVGYTPNLSGAVWVGSATQKVEMTNIRIGGVWHPEVYGGDTPGPIWRDAMTGALEGKEATPFNKVFIPKPPEKDRGDKNGNGNGNGNGNGDNRDDGGFLSGLLTNGGNTNGGTANRGNTNGGFFQGQTNGNDNSGGRG, from the coding sequence ATGCCAAACAAGCGCTCGGGCGGTGGTCTGTCGCCAACGCAGCAGGCCGCCAAGTTCCTCGGTGTCAGTGTGCTCGCGGGAGCCGTGCTGGCCGGCATCGCCCTGCCCGCCTTCGGCGCGCTGGGCCTGGCCGCCAAGGGGTCGGTGGAGTCGTTCGACGAACTCCCGGCCAATCTCAAGACACCGCCACTGAGCCAGCGCACCACGATCCTCGACTCCGAGGGCGGCCAGATCGCCACCGTCTACTCACGTGACCGCACGGTGGTCGACCTGAAGAACGTCTCGCCCTACATGCAGAAGGCGATCGTCGCGATCGAGGACTCGCGCTTCTACGAGCACGGCGCGGTGGACCTCAAGGGCGTCCTGCGCGCCCTCAACAAGAACGTGCAGAACAGCGGGGTGTCCCAGGGCGCCTCCACGCTCACGCAGCAGCTCGTGAAGAACGTCGCCGTCGAGGAGGCGGGCGACGACCCGACGAAGGTCGCGCAGGCCACGCAGCAGACCATCGGGCGCAAGATCAAGGAGCTGAAGTACGCGATCCAGCTCGAGGAAGAGCTCAGCAAGAAGAAAATCCTCGAGAACTACCTCAACATCACGTTCTTCGGTGAGCAGGCCTACGGCGTCGAAGCGGCCTCCCAGCGCTACTTCTCCACGCACGCCAAGAGCCTCACGCTCCCCCAGGCCGCGTTGCTGGCCGGCATCGTCCAGTCACCCAGCCGCTACGACCCGGTCAACGACGAGGCCGAGGCCACCAAGCGCCGTAACACGGTGCTGAAGCGCATGGCCGAGGTCGGCGACATCTCCGAGGCCGAGGCGGCCACCGCGCAGAGGGCGCCGTTGGGCCTGAAGGTCAAGAAGCCGAAGAACGGCTGCATCACCGCCGTCCAGGGCGCCAGCTTCTTCTGCAAGTACGTGGAACGCGTCTTCCTCAGCGACCCGGTTTTCGGCAAGACCAAGGAGGAGCGGGCGAAGGTCTGGAACCAGGGCGGCCTGACGATCCGCACGACGCTCGAGCCGCAGGCCCAGAAGTCCGTCCAGAGCTCGCTCAAGGACCACGTCTACAAGTCGGACAAGGTCGCCGGAGCCGCGACCCTCGTCGAGCCCGGCACCGGCAAGATCCTCGGCATGGGCCAGTCCAAGCCGTACGGCTACGGCAAGAACGAGACCGAGTACAACTACTCGGTCAACGCCTCCATGGGCGGCTCGAACTTCGGCTTCCCGACGGGTTCGACCTTCAAGCCCTTCGTGGCAGCGGCCGCGCTGGAGGAGGGGCGCCCGGCGAATCAGTCCTACTCGGCGCCGTACCAGATGCCGTACCCGGACACGGTCCAGACGTGCAGCAGCAAGCCGTGGACGAACGACGGCAGGCCGAAGTACACCCTGGAGAACGAGAGCGCGTCCGAGAAGGGTCCGTACCAGCTGCAGAAGGCCATGGAGCTGTCGGTCAACACCTACTTCGTGCAGATGCTCGCCGACATCGGCATGTGCCCCGTGGTGAAGATGACCGACAAGCTGGGCGTCGTCCAGGGCAACGGCACCAAGGTCCCGGAGGTTCCGTCCTCGATGACCCTCGGCTCCACCGGCCTCTCCCCTCTGACGATGGCCACCGCCTACGCCGCCTTCGCCAGCCGTGGCATGTACTGCACCCCGGTCGCCATCGAGTCGATCACCCAGACGGTGGGCGGTACGAAGAAGTCGCTGGAGGTCCCGAAGTCGACGTGCTCGCGCGCGATGAGCGAGAAGACCGCGGACACCATCAACACGCTGCTGAGCGGCGTGGTCGACTCCGGTACGGGCAAGCAGGCCGGCCTGTCCGGTCGCGACAACGCCGGTAAGACGGGTACGACGGACTCCCGCAAGAACGCCTGGTTCGTCGGCTACACCCCGAACCTGTCGGGCGCCGTCTGGGTCGGCAGCGCCACCCAGAAGGTGGAGATGACCAACATCCGTATCGGCGGCGTCTGGCACCCCGAGGTCTACGGCGGCGACACCCCCGGGCCGATCTGGCGCGACGCCATGACCGGCGCGCTCGAGGGCAAGGAAGCCACACCGTTCAACAAGGTCTTCATCCCGAAGCCCCCGGAGAAGGACCGCGGCGACAAGAACGGAAACGGGAACGGAAACGGGAACGGAAACGGCGACAACAGGGACGACGGCGGTTTCCTCAGTGGACTGCTCACCAACGGCGGGAACACCAACGGCGGCACCGCTAACAGGGGCAACACGAACGGCGGCTTCTTCCAGGGCCAGACCAACGGCAACGACAACAGCGGCGGACGCGGCTGA
- a CDS encoding nucleotidyltransferase domain-containing protein, translating into MAETLPARGLDAQGYIAREGSLARVPTAFRPVVEAARDGLLGLFSAQLHSAYLYGSIPRGTARVGRSDLDLLAVLREEPTAGDRAAAGALDATLDSEFAQVDGCGTLLVGHPRVLSDLESHDLGWFVACLCTPLLGEDLAERLPRYRPDSLLARETNGDLAQLLPRWRERVATADSEGARRSLVRFMSRRLVRTAFTLVMPRWNGWTSDLHEMAEAFGSYYPRRAEQLRAAAVLGYEPRGDRAVLSSYVDDLGPWLGWEYTRVHGVKAPRPD; encoded by the coding sequence ATGGCAGAAACGCTCCCCGCCCGAGGCCTCGACGCCCAGGGGTACATCGCACGCGAAGGCTCCCTCGCGCGCGTGCCGACGGCCTTCCGCCCCGTCGTCGAGGCGGCCCGGGACGGGCTCCTCGGCCTCTTCTCGGCACAGCTGCACAGCGCGTACCTCTACGGATCGATCCCGCGCGGCACCGCGCGCGTGGGCCGCAGCGACCTCGACCTGCTCGCCGTGCTGCGCGAGGAGCCGACCGCCGGGGACAGGGCTGCGGCCGGTGCGCTCGACGCGACCCTCGACAGCGAGTTCGCGCAGGTCGACGGCTGTGGGACGCTCCTGGTAGGTCACCCGCGCGTGCTGAGCGACCTGGAGAGCCACGACCTGGGATGGTTCGTGGCCTGCCTGTGCACTCCCCTGCTCGGCGAGGACCTGGCCGAGCGCCTCCCCCGCTATCGCCCCGACTCCCTCCTCGCGCGCGAGACCAACGGCGACCTCGCCCAGCTCCTGCCGCGCTGGCGCGAGCGCGTCGCCACGGCCGACTCCGAGGGGGCCCGGCGGTCTCTCGTCCGGTTCATGTCCCGGCGGCTCGTGCGGACCGCCTTCACCCTCGTCATGCCCCGCTGGAACGGCTGGACGAGCGATCTCCACGAGATGGCGGAGGCCTTCGGCTCCTACTACCCGCGGCGCGCGGAGCAGCTGCGGGCGGCGGCCGTCCTCGGGTACGAGCCGCGGGGCGACCGCGCCGTCCTCTCGTCCTACGTCGACGACCTGGGCCCCTGGCTCGGGTGGGAGTACACGCGCGTGCACGGCGTGAAGGCCCCGAGACCCGACTGA
- a CDS encoding ArsA-related P-loop ATPase, whose product MSRLQVVSGKGGTGKTTVAAALALALATAGKRTLLVEVEGRQGIAQLFETQALPYEERKIAVASGGGEVYALAIDPELALLDYLQMFYKLGGAGRALKKLGAIDFATTVAPGLRDVLLTGKACEAVRRKDKNGRFVYDHVVMDAPPTGRVTRFLNVNDEVAGLARIGPIHNQAQAVMRVLKSEQTAVHLVTLLEEMPVQETADGIAELRAAKLPVGRVIVNMVRPEALDEDGLELARTVTRSSVARSLSAAGLGGARRGGHAERLVEPLLRQAEEYAERYALEREQRAVLGELDLPLHELPLLAEGMDLAGLYQLANELRKQGIA is encoded by the coding sequence GTGAGCAGGCTCCAGGTCGTCAGCGGCAAGGGCGGGACCGGCAAGACGACGGTCGCCGCGGCCCTCGCGCTGGCCCTCGCCACGGCAGGGAAGCGGACGCTTCTCGTCGAGGTGGAGGGCCGGCAGGGCATCGCACAGCTCTTCGAGACACAGGCGTTGCCCTATGAGGAACGCAAGATCGCGGTCGCTTCGGGGGGCGGTGAGGTCTACGCCCTCGCCATAGACCCCGAACTGGCCCTTCTGGACTACCTCCAGATGTTCTACAAGCTGGGAGGCGCCGGGCGGGCACTCAAGAAGCTGGGCGCGATCGACTTCGCCACCACCGTCGCGCCAGGCCTGCGGGACGTGCTCCTCACCGGCAAGGCGTGCGAGGCCGTACGGCGCAAGGACAAGAACGGGCGGTTCGTGTACGACCACGTCGTCATGGACGCTCCGCCCACCGGCCGCGTCACCCGCTTCCTGAACGTCAACGACGAAGTCGCCGGGCTGGCCAGGATCGGCCCGATACACAATCAGGCGCAGGCCGTGATGAGGGTCCTGAAGTCGGAGCAGACCGCAGTGCACCTGGTCACGCTGCTGGAGGAGATGCCCGTCCAGGAGACCGCGGACGGCATCGCCGAGCTGCGGGCGGCGAAACTGCCGGTGGGGCGGGTCATCGTCAACATGGTGCGCCCGGAGGCGCTGGACGAGGACGGTCTGGAACTCGCACGGACCGTGACGCGTTCTTCGGTCGCCCGGTCGTTGTCCGCCGCCGGCCTCGGCGGGGCGCGTCGCGGCGGGCACGCCGAGCGGCTGGTGGAGCCGCTCCTGCGGCAGGCCGAGGAGTACGCGGAGCGGTACGCACTGGAGCGCGAGCAGCGCGCGGTCCTCGGCGAGCTGGATCTGCCGCTGCACGAACTGCCCCTGCTCGCCGAGGGCATGGACCTCGCGGGCCTGTACCAGCTCGCCAACGAACTGCGGAAGCAAGGGATCGCATGA
- a CDS encoding Crp/Fnr family transcriptional regulator: protein MDDVLRRNPLFAALDDEQAAELRASMSEVTLARGDSLFHEGDPGDRLYVVTEGKVKLHRTSPDGRENMLAVVGPSELIGELSLFDPGPRTATATALTEVKLLGLGHGDLQPWLNARPEVATALLRAVARRLRKTNDAMSDLVFSDVPGRVARALLDLSRRFGVQSEEGIHVVHDLTQEELAQLVGASRETVNKALADFAQRGWLRLEARAVILLDVERLAKRSR, encoded by the coding sequence GTGGACGACGTTCTGCGGCGCAACCCGCTCTTCGCGGCACTCGACGACGAGCAGGCCGCGGAACTGCGCGCCTCCATGAGCGAGGTGACCCTGGCCCGCGGCGACTCCCTGTTCCACGAGGGCGATCCGGGCGACCGGCTCTACGTCGTCACCGAGGGCAAGGTCAAGCTGCACCGCACTTCCCCGGACGGCCGGGAGAACATGCTGGCCGTGGTGGGTCCCAGCGAGCTCATCGGCGAGCTGTCGCTCTTCGACCCGGGCCCGCGGACGGCGACGGCCACCGCCCTCACCGAGGTGAAGCTGCTCGGCCTCGGCCACGGCGACCTCCAGCCCTGGCTGAACGCCCGCCCGGAAGTGGCCACCGCGCTGCTGCGCGCCGTCGCCCGGCGCCTGCGCAAGACCAACGACGCCATGTCCGACCTGGTGTTCTCGGACGTTCCCGGCCGTGTGGCCCGCGCCCTGCTGGACCTCTCGCGGCGCTTCGGTGTGCAGTCCGAGGAGGGCATCCACGTCGTCCACGACCTCACGCAGGAGGAGCTGGCGCAGCTCGTCGGCGCCTCGCGCGAGACCGTGAACAAGGCCCTGGCGGACTTCGCCCAGCGCGGGTGGCTGCGCCTCGAGGCACGGGCCGTCATCCTGCTGGACGTCGAGCGACTGGCCAAGCGCTCGCGCTAG
- the nth gene encoding endonuclease III, whose protein sequence is MPGEKAVETTGGAAAEKPAEEQRGSGKAAEGPAAAKRATARKPAVKGAPAGGTAAGEVPATKASTRKAPTKKAPAKKAPAKRVAAEKAATAAKAVVRKPESRTALVRRARRIDRELAEIYPYAHPELDFVDPFQLIVATVLSAQTTDLRVNQTTPALFAKYPTPEDLAAADPEEVEEILRPTGFFRAKTKSVIGLSKALVEEFGGEVPGRLEDLVKLPGVGRKTAFVVLGNAFGRPGITVDTHFQRLVRRWQWTEQTEPDKIEAEIAALFPKSDWTMLSHHVIFHGRRICHARKPACGACPLAPLCPAYGEGETDPEKAKKLLKYEKGGFPGQRLNPPRSYLDAGGRPAPPLGAG, encoded by the coding sequence ATGCCTGGTGAGAAAGCCGTGGAAACGACCGGTGGAGCAGCCGCCGAGAAGCCCGCGGAGGAACAGCGCGGCAGCGGGAAAGCCGCGGAGGGGCCCGCTGCGGCGAAGAGGGCGACGGCCCGGAAACCAGCGGTGAAGGGGGCCCCGGCCGGGGGAACCGCCGCCGGTGAGGTGCCGGCCACGAAGGCTTCCACCAGGAAAGCGCCGACCAAGAAGGCTCCGGCGAAGAAGGCGCCGGCCAAGCGGGTTGCCGCCGAGAAGGCCGCCACGGCCGCGAAGGCCGTCGTCAGGAAGCCGGAGTCCCGCACCGCGCTCGTTCGCCGTGCGCGCCGTATCGACCGCGAGCTCGCGGAGATCTACCCCTACGCGCACCCCGAACTGGACTTCGTCGATCCCTTCCAGCTGATCGTCGCCACGGTCCTGTCCGCCCAGACCACCGACCTCCGGGTGAACCAGACGACTCCCGCTCTCTTCGCCAAGTACCCCACCCCGGAGGATCTGGCCGCCGCCGACCCGGAGGAGGTGGAGGAGATTCTGCGCCCCACCGGTTTCTTCCGGGCCAAGACCAAGTCGGTGATAGGCCTCTCCAAGGCCCTGGTGGAGGAGTTCGGCGGCGAGGTCCCCGGCCGGCTCGAGGACCTGGTGAAACTGCCCGGCGTCGGCCGCAAGACCGCCTTCGTGGTGCTGGGCAACGCGTTCGGCAGGCCCGGGATCACCGTGGACACGCACTTCCAGCGGCTCGTACGGCGCTGGCAGTGGACCGAGCAGACGGAGCCCGACAAGATCGAGGCCGAGATAGCGGCGCTCTTCCCCAAGAGCGACTGGACGATGCTCTCGCACCACGTGATCTTCCACGGCCGCCGCATCTGTCACGCCCGCAAGCCCGCCTGCGGCGCCTGCCCCCTCGCCCCCCTCTGCCCGGCGTACGGAGAGGGGGAGACGGACCCGGAGAAGGCGAAGAAGCTCCTGAAGTACGAGAAGGGCGGTTTCCCCGGTCAGCGCCTGAACCCGCCCCGGTCCTACCTGGACGCGGGCGGCAGGCCGGCCCCTCCGCTGGGGGCCGGATGA
- a CDS encoding RidA family protein yields the protein MSAVEARLVELGLTLPAVVPPLAAYQPAVQSGPYVYTAGQLPMVDGKLPVTGKVGAEVTPEEAKELARTCALNALAAVKSVAGDLDRVARVVKVVGFVASASDFTGQPAVLNGASELLGEVFGDKGVHARSAVGVAVLPLDAPVEVEIQVELAP from the coding sequence GTGAGCGCGGTCGAGGCGAGGCTCGTCGAGCTGGGCCTGACGCTGCCGGCGGTCGTGCCGCCCCTCGCGGCCTACCAGCCCGCGGTGCAGTCCGGACCGTACGTGTACACCGCCGGTCAGCTGCCCATGGTCGACGGCAAGCTGCCCGTCACCGGCAAGGTCGGTGCCGAGGTCACCCCCGAGGAGGCCAAGGAGCTGGCCCGCACCTGCGCGCTGAACGCCCTGGCTGCCGTCAAGTCCGTCGCGGGTGACCTGGACCGCGTCGCGCGCGTGGTGAAGGTCGTCGGCTTCGTGGCCTCGGCCTCGGATTTCACCGGCCAGCCCGCCGTGCTCAACGGCGCGAGCGAGCTGCTGGGCGAGGTCTTCGGCGACAAGGGTGTGCACGCGCGCAGCGCGGTGGGTGTCGCGGTGCTGCCGCTGGACGCGCCGGTCGAGGTCGAGATCCAGGTGGAGCTCGCTCCTTAG